The Candidatus Polarisedimenticolaceae bacterium genome includes a window with the following:
- a CDS encoding response regulator transcription factor produces MSERSRPLRILLVDDNEIFLTAAGGWLSRQPGLDLVATAGDGEEALAVLPTAKPDLVVMDTFMPGIGGLEATRLIKSAPGAPYVVMVSVHEGPAIEREAWAAGADGFVTKAELYAHLPALIQELFATKPPSRGVSRSKSSAIQGEQGGQ; encoded by the coding sequence ATGAGCGAGCGCAGCCGCCCCCTGAGAATCCTGCTGGTCGACGACAACGAGATCTTCCTCACGGCGGCCGGGGGCTGGTTGTCCCGGCAACCGGGGCTCGACCTCGTGGCGACGGCCGGCGACGGCGAGGAGGCGCTGGCCGTCCTCCCCACGGCGAAGCCCGACCTCGTCGTCATGGACACCTTCATGCCCGGGATCGGCGGACTCGAGGCGACACGCCTCATCAAGTCCGCTCCCGGGGCCCCGTACGTCGTGATGGTCAGCGTGCACGAGGGGCCGGCGATCGAACGGGAAGCGTGGGCCGCCGGGGCCGACGGCTTCGTCACGAAGGCGGAGCTTTACGCGCACCTTCCGGCGCTGATTCAGGAGCTCTTCGCGACGAAGCCGCCGAGCCGCGGCGTGTCGCGATCGAAGTCTTCGGCAATTCAAGGCGAACAAGGAGGACAGTGA